The Methanosarcina acetivorans C2A genome includes the window CAGTACATTTAGCTCATGGATTGCTCTATTGTTACCTTTTCATGAAAGCCTGCCTTAACATAGCTATCCTTTGTTCAAAGTCAGCCCCTTCAAGCTCTTCTGCCACAGTTTTGAGAAGATCGGGTATTTCCAGATTCTGTGGGCATTTCTCAATGCATTGACCGCATTCAATGCATTGAGATGCAAGTCCTTCGGGCTCGGTGTTTGTGATTATTCCACCCATTCTCATTGCATACGTGAATCTGGCCTCATCCGCGTCCCCGAACATATGCAGGTTATTGTCAATCTCAAAGCATTCGGGAATGTTAACTCCTGAAGGGCAGGGCATGCAGTACCGACAGCCAGTACAGCCAATCTTCACAAGCTGACGGTATTTTTGTTCCACTTTCTTTACCAGCTGCAGTTCCTCTTCGGTGAAGGAATTCGGGAAAGCTTCATTTGCTGTCCTCAGGTTTTCCTCTATGTGAGACTCTTCATTCATGCCTGAGAGCACAACCGTAACCTCGGGATGGTTCCACACCCAGCGAAGGGCCCATTCTGCAGGTGTGTGTTTTACAGATGCCTCGTTCCAGATTTCTTTAACTTCAGTGGGAACTCGATTTGCCAGGTTCCCGCCGCGGAGAGGTTCCATCACAATTATACCCAGATCCTTCGAAGCTGCGTATACGAGCCCTTCGGTTCCCGCCTGGTTCTTTTCATCCATGAAATTATACTGGATCTGGCAGAAAATCCAGGGATATGCATCTACAATCCGCTTGAAATCGTCAGTTGGCCCGTGGAAGGAAAAGCCTGCGTTAATAATTCGTCCGTCGCTTTTGGCTTTGTCAAGGAAATCGACCACACCAAAAGCTTCCAACTTATCCCAGGTTTCTCCTACGAGACCCTGTAACAGATAATAATCCATATGGTCAGTTTGGAGCTTCTCCAGCTGGGCATTCAAGAGATTATCCATATCCTCCCGGCTCTCTACAATCCAAGATGGAAGCTTTGTGGCAAGTTTAACCTTTTCCCGATAGCCGTCAGCAAGAGCACGTCCTAAAAAGGGCTCACTCTGCCCCCTATGATACATCCAGGCCGTGTCAATATAGTTTACACCGTGATCGATTGCGTAGTGTAACTGGCTAGTTGCACGTTTTTCATCTATTGTACCGTCTTCTTTAATAGGAAGGCGCATGCATCCGAATCCCAGTGCTGAAAGTTCATCTCCGTTCTTAGGTATTTTTCTGTACAACATTTTTTTCTCCTTTTGCTGAAAATTCAAGAAGCTCTTATGCCTCCGATTTTCAATGGCTTCATCCATTACCAAAAAATGATAAATCCTGTTTTTTGGTAGAGATAAAAGGTACGGGGTTGATCAGAATTTACGGAACCTTCGATACACTACCGTATTTATATCAATCAGTAATTCTGGGTCACCAGATTAATCATTATCCATTAATTGCCGGGCTGGTGTTAATACCTGATTTTTTTTCTGTTACTATAAACTTTAGAATGAATTCCGTCCCATTGTTCCTTTTCAGTTCAAGTTCTGCATTTAGTTGCTCGACAAGAGTAGTTACAAGCTGAAGCCCCAGACTATCGAGATCTTCAATATTGAGATTTTCGGCAATGCCCACTCCGTTATCTGAGACGGACAGAATGAAATTGACACTACAGTTCTTGTTCGGGTTATTAATTTGTTCTCCGTTTTCTTCTCTATGTAGTTTTATTGTGATTTCTCCCGTCCCTCCATCTGGAAAAGCGTGTTTGAGGGAATTAGAAACAAGTTCATTAACAATTATCCCCAAAGGAACAGCAGTGTCCATGTCAAATGAAATATTCTGCTCCAAATCCAGCTTTAAGCGGATATCGGAGTTTCCGATCCTGTAAGTGTGGAAAAGACTTTTAGCAAGTTCTTCAATATACGGTGAAAAATTTAGCATTTCAAGCCCATCGCCTTTGTACAACTCTTCGTGTATCAAGGCCATTGATATTACTCTGGCCTGGCTTTCTCTGAAGGCTTCCAGAACTTCCGAATTCTTAATGCATTCTCTGTTTTTGAACTGTTCAGCCTGCAGATCCAGCAGTGAGGAGATCACTTGCAGGTTATTCTTGATCCTGTGATGAATTTCCTGTTTACGGACAGTCTCAATGTTTGCCAGAGCTTCTTCGGATTTTTTGCGCTTGGTAATGTCTCTAATGATATCGACTGTCCTTGGCTCTCCATTACTATCAGTGAAGGAGGCGATACTTACCTCTCCAGTAAACGTAGTTCCATCCTTACGCCTGTAAATGAGCTGGGCTCTTAACGATCCAGGGTGCGCACGTTCAGCCAACAAGGTTGATAGCGCCGGGTTCTGAGGGTCAAACATCACATCGAGTCCCTTGCCGATAAGCTCTTCTTCAGACCATCTCAGCATGCTACAGGCAGCCGGATTAGCCGATAGGATTTTTCCCCCATCTCTGGGGTCGGCCAGGACAATAGCATCCCTGCAGTGTTTGAAGAGCATGCAGTACATCATTTCGCTCTCCCATTGTGCCTTCACATCCTGCTTGTAGCCGAAAATTCGGTTATGCTCAAGCGACCGATGGATGGTACGATCCACCAGATCGAGGTCCCACACACCGATGTGACTGGGTTCGGGCGCAAAGGGCAATGGCTTCTCATCCTCGCGTAGCGCCGAATCAACCTGCTTACTGTCTGTGATGTCTTGAAAGATGGTGGTAAATCTACCTGGTTTGATCCGGTGTAGTGGCACCTGATAATGTTGCTCCTGTCCGTCAGCATGATGGTCGGACTGCACATACTTGCCAGTAAGGGCTGCCCGATCATAGTTCCTAATCCATAATGTATCCAGTCCTGGGTGAATTTCGAATTCCATATTGCCAGTTATTTCTTCCGGCAAAACTCTCATCCGGGATTCACGAGTCTGATTTGCCTCAGCAAAGCGGTAGTCTACTGGTTTGCCTGCTTCATCGGGGACAAGCTCGTCAGCTATAAAGAAGATTTCTTGCATGTACTCGAAGAGCTTATGGTACTTTTCCTCATTTTCCCGAAGTTTTCCCTCAAGCTCTTTTTGATCACTTATGTCGAATCCGTAAATGTTTACGCGCTCCTCTCCGGCTAGAGAATGGAATGAGAGCAGGTATACTCTTTCTCCCATTTTAACTTCAATTCTTTCCGGACGATTGCAGGAAATTACTCTCTGTACAATGTTTTCCATATTTTGGAGTCTTTTTAATTTTTTCTGGTTTTTCTTCAATTTCAAGACAACCACAAAATTTCATCCCAATTTGAGCAAATCAATTCACTCATTTAAAAATGTTGATTCATTTACACAAGCATTCACCAAAATTTTCCAAATTGTGGAACTATTTTTGTGGGAATTTCCGACAGCTACAGCTATAAGCCATCAAGTTTAAGAACTAATTATTCTCCAATTCTAGCATTATCCATATTGGAATCTTGCTCTCATTAAAGGTGAGAAACCTTTCCATTTTCCAGTGCTGAAACACCGTTTGTTGAAAAAAGTAAATAGATTGTATCAAAAATTAGTTAGTCCATTATCGGTTTTGAATGACCTTACTTTGTCTACTATATCACATATCAAAGAAAATATTTGTTCCATTGTATTATCTGTCTCAGGTGTAAAACCTTTTTTCAAGAAGCTCACATTCTTGCTGAAAATCTCTTCGGCATAAGAAATCGCTTTATGAGACGCTTCAGAAAGTTCAAGATCAGAGTTAAATTCTCGTATCTTCTGAATATGCGCAACAGCACTGATAACCGTATCAGAAAGTATCAATTGAGATATCTCATTGTAGGTAATCTTATCGTTATCTGGAATCTCTTCAACAGAACTGAATTCCTCATAATACCTCTTACTAACGTTTTTTAATTGATGAAACACACAAAAAGAATGAGTCACTTCAGGAAAGACCATTTTTACGGCTCCAATGATCGCTTTATCCTCATCAGAAACAATCTTTTTGATTTTATCTTCAGGAAATCGGTTCTTTATTCGTATAAAAAGAGGCATCAGAGCCTCAATTGTTGGTAACCTCTCAGTTACTTCAAAATCTAAAATGACCTTCTCTTTGGTAGCAACAACGTAAACAGATTTATATCGCATTTTTTTCCATTCTTTCTTTGTGAGTTTCGTTCCAATAAATTCTTCAAGCTTTTTTTTCCATCCATTCTTGATCCAATTCCCATCAACATACAATGTTTCTTCAAAGCTAACTCCTTGGTTCAAAAGTTCTTGCTTTGAAAGTTTTGCTAGTTTCTGTTCATATAACCACAATGAAGTGGGACAAGGAGCTCTTCCACAGACATTTATTACTCCTTCTGTATATGTTTCCCCAATTCGCCGAGAATTGTGCAGACTGCATCGTCCATCGTATCTGACATTTATTTGTGTATCATAATATTCAGAACTGTAATTTGCAGAACCCTGAACACCAATAACCCGATCATGATAATGTTTCTTACAAGTGGGACAAAGCCAGTATGTAACATTGAGAGATATAGTGCCGTAACGTGATATAATAAAACGAGTGTGATGAGAGTTAACATGTAATTTACTTCCACAACTATCACACTGAGTAGGGGAGAATATAGAGAACATAGGATAGTATCGATTTTCAACCAAAACTTTTGGCAAAGGAATTATTATTTTGCCGTCAACTATCGTTTTTATCATTGATTTATCTATTGCAATGTTTCCTTTTCCCATAAATAGAAAAAATATATCAATATAATTAAAATTTTATTGTTTTGCACGATATAGAGGGAAAACGAAAAACCAGAAAATAATAAAAAGTCTCATATTTTGAGGCAGCTTTTCTCCGACTACCACACTCCATTCATGCAATAAGGGTTCACCTACCTCGTTTGAGTAAAGAACAATTCCGTCCTTTCTCAGACTGAGCACTGGATTTGGATTATTTACTGGAAATTGTTCCACTTCTTTTTTCTTAATTCCTTTCAGGCTCTTTTTCTTTGAAGGCAAAGCCTTATTTTTATTCATTGTTGCAATCACTCACAGGAAAAACGATTTTTTAATTTAGAATAATATATAATTTAGTCTGGGTATTAATTATTAGTTATTTATAATAATTATGGTAAGTTTGATTAATAATAGACAAACTGTACTTTATAATGTATTAAATGTCTTAAAATAAGTAAGTTATTAGAAATTAATATATGATTAACATTAAAATAAAGAAACAAATTATTTATCATAAAAATGTATAATATATTTTACTATTTTTTTCCATATAAAACTCATAAGTATTCAGATATATGTCAAGTGTTACTTTTACTTCTCTATCCCCGAAAAACTGCATATCAATTGAAGTTCATATTATTTTGTAATTATGCTTACATGCGAAGAATGTATAATTGACATATTTTGGAATCGATGTACTAGGCTAATATTTTCACAAGGTTTATAATTTACACGGGAATACATTCCAACCACTTATCAAAATGAAAAAATAAGTATCTAATCCAGGTTATTTTGTTAAGCAGTATCAACAAAATAGTCTGGCGACGCAGTAAATTAATTCCCGAAAGGGTAAATAGAATAAGCTACTGGAATATCAGACTCGCACATGGAAGATTTTTATCCTCCCTTTTTCATCGGTGTAATCCATAAATTGTCGAATAGATTTGCTCAATGAGGGATCTCGTGGAATGCCTCTGAATAAAGGAAATTGATCAACAACAGTAATACGGTTATCCCATACTGTCATTTCGCTCGCATCTTCCAATGGACATCCGCATGTGAATCCAAAGAAGAAGTCACTCATTGCTTTGCCTTTTTCCTGTGCACTGAGCTGATCCCACCACGTTTCGAAATCGTCCCACTTTGCACTTTGCGGCCTGGTCGATGTTGTCAGAGCGCCGATCATCATATCTTTCTGAACCTGTGGGAAAAACATCTTCCACGCGTTCTCAAATGCTTTCATGTACTCCGCTTGCATCGCATCCTTTTTTTCAGGCTCATCATCGTTCCATCCTACGCCATAGGCTCCGCAGCTTCCATCAACGTCAATACTCGATTTTGATTCGGCTTCAAAAACGATTTCGCAACCTGGAAAACGATCTGCCAGCAAAGAAAAGAACTGGTGTACTTCTGTTTCTCCAAAGTAGCGGAAGAGTCCGCCAGCAATCATAAATAAGCCATTTTCAGTGTTAATGTCCTGACACCAGCTAGGATCAAGAAAAGACTTTGCAATGCACGTTGACCTATCCGTTTCCGGCAGCAACTGTTTTCTGACTTCAATGAGTTCGGGAAGGTCCAGGTCGTACCAGCGAATAATTCCGTTGTCAACGCGGTAAAATTCCGTTTCGAATCCGGCACCAAGATTAATTACCGATACGTGAGGGTGCTCTTTGATGTAAGCCTTTACCCTTTTGTCCAATTGCATTGCGCGTGCTGCATTGGCAAACAATGTAAAGTCAGCACCTGATTTCTCAAGTAAGGAAAAACAGTAATCAATTTGTTCGACGAGTTCAACGGCTTTTGCGTCATTGAATAATGAGGCATGTTCTTTACTTATCTTCGCTCGACTATACAATGTCACTAAGGAAGTTAGCGGCATGCCGCTTAAATTAATCTTCATCTTGGTCTGTTGCAAATCTATCATTCCTCCATTTTGACATCCTTGAATACATATCCTCACTCTTCTCTCCGGTATTCATGAGCATGTGGTATACAAGATCGCCAATTTCCAGGTAGAGTTGCTGCATAGTAACCCCATGAGTTTCCATGAATTTTCTTAGAAAGGGACTTATGTTCGCGATACCGTCGGTAATAAAGGTGCTTACGACCACCGCAACAGCTGGATTTACATCAGGTCTATAAGTCCCGTCCTCGATGTAGAATTTTATTGCCAGAAATATACTCTCATAGATCTCTTCAGTAAACTCAATGATCTCTTTTGCATCGGAACTCATACTATTTGCATCCGATAGATCGAACCTTCCTGACCGGAAATAAATACAGGCTCTGGCGTAGTCAGGGTATTCCTGAATAAACTTAATGGATGCCATGCTCAGTTCACCGAACTTGATATCACTAGCCTGCGCACTTTTTTGTTCCTCTGTGATCATAGCGCGGAGAATTTTGATTCCACGATTTACGACAGCAAAATAGAGTGATTCCTTATCTTTAAAGTAAAGATACAGAGTTGCCTTATTCAATTCTACTTCATTTGCAATCTCGTCCATTGTGACATCATCGTAACCTCGTGAAAAGAAAAGTTTTTCAGCAGCGTTGAGGATGTCTTCACGTCTTTGAGCTTTTTCCCGCTGCTTTCGTTCTGCTAGTGTCATTTTTGTATCACTTCTTTCACTTTAGATAATTCATTCATGGTTTGACTAAAAGTAAACTAACTCTTAGTTATTTAATAACTAAGAGTTACTTGTGGATAAATGTTTCTACTATTGAATTGATAAAACGCATATGAAATTCTTCGAATAACATGCACAAAGAAATGAAAGTAGTTTTTTTCCTTCCCTTTTTATCGATCAACCTCATCATTCTCTTTGGCAGTAAGGTTGTACTTATTTTGGTTCTTCGAAGCCGTGATAAAACTAACCAGTGAATTGCCATCGAAGGCTCAAATGTGACTTTGATCACGGATGCTAAATTGGCCTTTGAGGCAATTCTACTGCCCAAATTAATTTGGTGATCTAATTTGGTGATCTAAATTGGTTGAGGTTATAAACAAAGCTTGTGGTTTAGACATTCACAAACTCTTTTTCATTGCTACAATCCTCAGTAGATCTGGTGAAAAACAGCAACAACATTTCTATAGAACCCCTGACGGAATATTAGCTTTTAAAAACTGGGTTATCTCAGAGAACTGTGACGTTGTTGCCTGTGAATCAACGAGTGACTTTTGGGTTCCGATTTATGATGCGTTGATAAAACATCTACCTGTTATAGTTGGAAATGCCCGAGATATGAAGGCGTTTACACACAAAAAAACAGATAAGATCGATTCCGAATTCATCGCACAACTTGCATTGAATAATATGGTTCAACCATCAAGAGTTTTCCCAAAAAACCATAGAACATTTCGTTCATGTATTCGGCTTCGCCATAACCTTGTACAAAAAAGAACAGATATAAAAAATGAAGCTCACGCCATACTCGCACCTGAGATGTTTAGTCTGAAGAATGTGCTAACAGATAGTTTTGGTAAGAGTGGTAGAGCAATTCTATCAGGAATTTGTTCAGGTAAAAGCGTTGACCAGATTATTGCAAACCTTTCTCCAAATGTTCGTAAGAAAAGTAATCAGATAAGGGAAATTCTGGACAGAGAAATCTCTCAAGATACTGCATTCAGGCTTCAAATCTGTCTGGATATCATAAAGCATCTTGACAATGAAATCAAAATTTTGGAAAAAGAAATTTTCAATTATGCTTATAAAAATCATAAGCAAGAAATGGAAATTTTAATGTCTGTTCCAGGAATAGGAGAACTTGGAGCAGCAACTCTTATTGCTGAAATAGGCGATTTCAAAGATTTTTCTTCAGGAGATAAGCTTGCTTCATGGCTTGGCCTAGTTCCGAAGGTGTACCAATCAGCGGATAAATACCATAACGGTAGAATCACTAAGAGAGGATCTAAGGAAGCAAGGTGGATCCTAACACAGATTGCCCAGGCAGCAGCAAGAACGAAAAATAGCAGGTTAAAAGAGTTTTTCAACAGAAAAAAGAAGTCGATTGGACATTCAAAGGCGATTATTGCCCTAGCAAGAAAAATTGCAACAATTATCTGGCATCTGATTACAAAAGAGGAGATGTATGAAGATGAAACTGGATATAAAAAGGGAGAAATTCAAAAGAGAAAGATAGGTGAGACTGAGATGTTCTCAGTTGATGAAAGGATCAAAATAATGAGTGAAATATACGTAATTGCGAGAAATGAAGAAAAAGAGAGTACGTGAGGAAGATCTCCTCATATACTTTCATGCTAAATAGTTACTATATTAAGGACTGACCAGTAATTTTATAAAAAAATTGTAAACTAAATCGGGATGTACCCTGAATGCCTTTAAAGAACAGAATGACTAACACTTATTAATTTTGAATATTGAGGGACAGTCAAACTCCTGACTCTTGTCTGGGTATTTCGCGGCAATTACGAGTGAAATCCGTGGATTAGAGGTTCCGAGAACATGAGCAGGCCCTATTTCTATGGCATCAGGCCGACCTTATCCTGGGCCATCATCTCAATCGAGTACGGCTCATCAGGTTTATCAGTCCTTCCCGTACCACGGCTGTCTCACAGACTTTGCTTTCTCCTGAGCCCACTTCTCCAGGCCCATCTTCCTTAATTGAAGAAGGAGCGTGAACATATCCCGCTATTTATAACTGAATCGTCACGCAATTTTATTCGATCACTGCCTGGACAAAAGATAAAAGGCTACAGACTTCCCTGTTTTTGTTTACCCCACTGAAATAAATTCTTTTGTAATCCTCAGCGGTCACGTTGTGAATTTGAGAAAATCCTCTCTCCGAAAGGAAAGTTTCGACTGCACTTTCCTTGATGCCAAATTTAAAAGGCTCTCCCTGCTTTGCCGCATAGTTCCGCATATTCTTTCCAACTTCCAGCTCGCAACTTCCATCAACTACGGATTCAGGAAAATAATCGAAAAGAATAGTACTGCCTTTTCCGGAATTTTCTGCAATGAAAGACAGAGCTTCATCAACCGCTTCGGGAGGAATATACACAACAAGCCCTTCCATGATGAAGAGAGTCTTCAACGACCTGTCGTATCCCTTTTCCATTAGTCGCTCACCAAAATTTTCGGTCTCAAAGTCAACTGGCACATATATAATATGATTCGGAAGAAAACCAAAGATCTCTTTGATATTTTTGATTTTCACGTACTGTGTATCTGGATGGTCCACTTCAAATACCTTTATTTCCCCTTTTAAGCCTTCAATCCTGTATGCTCTGGTATCATATCCTGCGCCTAGAACAACCAGCTGTTCAAGCCCGTCATCAATCGATTTCTTCACAAAATCGTCAAAGTACCTGACTCGGATCCGAACAGAACTGGCAAATCCTGGGAAGAGACGCTCGTAATACTCATGTGCTGCCCTTGCCTTTTGAGGGTCACTGAATGGCTCGAGCGTTTCCTGGCTGATAAAGTAAATAGCATAAGGGTCGTAGCAGATGCGTTCACCCTCAGGCTTTTGGGATTCTAAGGCTCTGTGAAGTGCAATTCCCTCAGCCATTTTGCTGAATTTCTTTTTATTTATGTTTGTTTCTGCTGATTTCTGCATTTGTGATTCATCCCTTTAGTATTCACAGTTTAAAAATAATTTTGATTGCATCTGATTTGTAGTAGTCGTTTTTCGGTTTTCTGAACAGTTAACTGATTTTTATTTTGCGTCCCCCCTTTCCGTGTTCATAAGCATCCGATGCACGAATTCGGCAACATCTGTAAAAAACTGATATTTATCTATTCCCCTCTTTTCCAGTAATTTTATAAAATCTGAACGCATTTCAGTTAGATTTTTGAGAATCAGAGTCAAAAAAACGGTCACTTCTACAGGGTCCACATCACGCCGAATTAATCCTTCATCGATTCCTGATTTTATCGCGTTGCACGTTATGACAAAAGTATCCTGGCGAAGCTTGAGAATTTCTTTTGCAACTTCATTCATATCTTCACTATCTTCAATATCGAACCTATCCGACCGAAAATAAAGATATGCTCGGTTATGATTTGGATATTTGTTAACAAATTCAAAGTATACTCTTGCAATTGTATCCAGTATTTCGACTCCTGTTTTGCAGCTTTTTATACTTTCTTCGATCATGGCATTGAGGAGTTTTATGCCTCGAAGGACAATAGTGAAAAAAAGTGACTCTTTGTCTTTGAAGTAGAGGTAAAGCGCGGCTTTGCTCAGCTCAACTTCATTAGCAATGTCATCCATCGAAACGCTATCATACCCTCTGGAGAAGAAAAGTTTCTCTGCTGCATCGAGTATATAATTGCGCTTCCTCTCTTTTTCCTGTTCCTTAATTTCCTTTATTGACAATTCCATCACCAGGAAATGAACGTTATTCCTTTTAGTTACTAATGGTAACAATTATGACTTATAGTCATAATAAGCTATAAAAGTTTGCATTCTGTTATGATATCCCAAAATAATTCGCGGTAACTATGATGCTTGTAATCCCTGATTCACTGTGGAACTTAATAGGAAAAAGATCTGTTAGAAAATTGCTAAAAAGCAAAGGTGAATCTACCACGACTATAGCTGAGATTCAGGGGATTTCAACTCGTCGAGTTCAGCAGATATAAGCAGATATATAAAGAATATGCTGAAACTGGCCAGCTTTCTCAAGTTGGCAATGATTTTGGAAGACCTAAGAAACTGCTATCATCTGACGACAAGAGTATCATTGATCAAGCTCATTCTGATTTGCACGTCAAGAAATAAAAAGAAACGCAGAAGAAAGTTGGGGAAGACCGAGCGTGAACATAGCATAATCGAAACGAGTTTAGAGATGTTTTATCCTGAAACAATTTAGTTTCGAAACTTTTTTCTTACTCCTTTTCCTCGCTACTTTTTCTTATTCCTTTTTCTTACCATCAGTTATTTAGCAGCCTAAACAATCTAATTCCTGTTCCAAATTTCGTTTCAATCCATATCTGGGACTTCTGCCAGGATAAGAAAATAAATAGCCGAGTGTAGGCTATTTGTTAACCTCGTTACCAACAAAGTAATTTATTTGTACAGTAATAAATGCTCGGGAAGATAGAAAAAGTCGTCTAAAATCTCACACTCGAACGTGAACGATTTTTATTCTTCCTTTCTCATCAGTGTAATCCATGAATTGTCTAACCGACATGCTCAGGGAAGGATCTCGGGGAATGTCTCTGAACAGGGGAAATTGATCGACAACAGTAATACGGTCATCCCATGCTACCATTTCGCTTGCATCTTCCAGCGGACATTTGCAGGTGAAGCCAAAGAAGAAATCACTCATTGCTTCGCCTTTTTCCTGTGCGCTGAGCTGATCCCACCACGTTTCGAAATCATCCCACTCTGCACTTTGCGGCCTGGTCGATGTTGTCAGAGCGCCGATCATCTGAGATTTCAGACTCTGTGGAAGTATCGTCCAGCCGTTTTTAAGCGCCCTTATGCAATCCTCTTGCATTGCGTCTCTTTTCTCAGGCTCCTCATCACTCCATCCTGCTCCATAGGCTCCACACCTTCCATCTACATCATTGCTCGATTTTGATTCTGCTTCAAACACGATTTCGGAACCTGGTAAGCGATCTGCTATTAACGAGAAGAATTGACGTACCTGAGCTTCATCAAAGAAGCGGAAAAGCCCACCTGCGATCATAAAGATGCCATTTTCATTTTTTATAGCCTGACACCAGCCAGGATCAAGGAACGAATTTGCAATGCATGCTGTCCTATTCATTTCTGGGAGTAAATGCTTTCTGACTTCGATGATCTCGGGAAGGTCTAGATCGTACCAGTGAATTGCACCGTTGTCAACACGGTAAAATCCAGTGTCAAAGCCGGCACCAAGATTAACCACTGATGCGTGAGGGTGTTCTTTGATGTAAGCCTTTACCTTGTTGTCGAATTGCATTGCTCGTGCCGCAGTGGCGAACAATAAATAGTCGCCCGATGACTTCTCAAGCGTTAAAAAATCGTAATCAATTTGTTCAATGAGTTCAATCGCTTTGGCATCATTGAATAATGAGCTATATTCTTTACTGATCTTCGCTCGAGCACATAGCGGCACTAAGGGAGTTCCCAGTACTCTGCTAAAGTTAACTTTTATTTTGGTCTGTTGCATATCTATCACCCATCCATTTTAACGTTCTAGCATGGATATCCTTACTCTTCTCTCCGGTATTCATGGTCATGTAGATCACAAGATCGCTGATTCCCAGGTAAAGTTGTTGCACAGTAATCCCATGAGTTTCCATGAACTTTCTTTGAAAGGGACTTATGTTCAGGAGACCGTCGGCAATAATAGAATTTAAGATCAACACTACAACTGGATTCAGATCAGGTCTATAAGTTCCATCCTCGATGTAGTTTTTTATTGCCGAAAGTGATTTCTCGTAGAGTTCTTCTATGAATTCAATGATCTCTCTTGCATCGGAATTCATATCTTTGCTATTCGAAAAATCGAATTTTCCTGACTGGATGTAATTGCAGGCTCTGAGATAGTCGGGGTATTCTTGAATGAATTTACTGCATGCCATGCTTATTCCACCGGCTTTGAGACCGCTAGCCTGCGCATTTTTTGCTTCCTCCGCAACCATAGCGCGGAGGATTTTGATTCCACGATTTACGACAGCAAAATAGAGTGATTCCTTATCTTTGAAGTAAAGATACAATGTAGCCTTATTCAATTCTACTTTGCTTGCAATCTCATCCATTGAGACGTCATCGTAACTTCGTGAAAAGAAAAGTTTTTCAGCAGCGTTGAGGATGTCTTCGCGTCTTTGAGCTTTTTCCCGCTGCCTTCTTTCTGTCAGTGTCATTTTGCTATCACTTCGCTCGCTTCGGATAATTCGTCCATGGAATGGCTAAGATAGTTAAATAACTATTTAGTTATTAAATGACTATTTATTTATTAATTATAAATGTTTCGATTTTTGGATATATAAATAAGATTATAATATTAAGGACTGAGCAGTTTTTTTCTTGAGAAGCTACAAACTAAATCTGCATGCCTTCTAAATGAATATCCTTGGAGAACAGGAAAGAGAAAAACAGGAGCAGTGTAGAAAATAAGGTTGCAGAAATTATTCTGAAAAATTCAGGAACATCATAAAATACGAAATAATTGAAGCTCCGAGAGAGATGAAAAAGCCTGGACAGTATAATTGTAGCCCTTCTCAGGATCTCCAGGCCCATCTTCC containing:
- a CDS encoding sensor histidine kinase, translated to MGERVYLLSFHSLAGEERVNIYGFDISDQKELEGKLRENEEKYHKLFEYMQEIFFIADELVPDEAGKPVDYRFAEANQTRESRMRVLPEEITGNMEFEIHPGLDTLWIRNYDRAALTGKYVQSDHHADGQEQHYQVPLHRIKPGRFTTIFQDITDSKQVDSALREDEKPLPFAPEPSHIGVWDLDLVDRTIHRSLEHNRIFGYKQDVKAQWESEMMYCMLFKHCRDAIVLADPRDGGKILSANPAACSMLRWSEEELIGKGLDVMFDPQNPALSTLLAERAHPGSLRAQLIYRRKDGTTFTGEVSIASFTDSNGEPRTVDIIRDITKRKKSEEALANIETVRKQEIHHRIKNNLQVISSLLDLQAEQFKNRECIKNSEVLEAFRESQARVISMALIHEELYKGDGLEMLNFSPYIEELAKSLFHTYRIGNSDIRLKLDLEQNISFDMDTAVPLGIIVNELVSNSLKHAFPDGGTGEITIKLHREENGEQINNPNKNCSVNFILSVSDNGVGIAENLNIEDLDSLGLQLVTTLVEQLNAELELKRNNGTEFILKFIVTEKKSGINTSPAING
- a CDS encoding transposase, coding for MGKGNIAIDKSMIKTIVDGKIIIPLPKVLVENRYYPMFSIFSPTQCDSCGSKLHVNSHHTRFIISRYGTISLNVTYWLCPTCKKHYHDRVIGVQGSANYSSEYYDTQINVRYDGRCSLHNSRRIGETYTEGVINVCGRAPCPTSLWLYEQKLAKLSKQELLNQGVSFEETLYVDGNWIKNGWKKKLEEFIGTKLTKKEWKKMRYKSVYVVATKEKVILDFEVTERLPTIEALMPLFIRIKNRFPEDKIKKIVSDEDKAIIGAVKMVFPEVTHSFCVFHQLKNVSKRYYEEFSSVEEIPDNDKITYNEISQLILSDTVISAVAHIQKIREFNSDLELSEASHKAISYAEEIFSKNVSFLKKGFTPETDNTMEQIFSLICDIVDKVRSFKTDNGLTNF
- a CDS encoding aldo/keto reductase: MLYRKIPKNGDELSALGFGCMRLPIKEDGTIDEKRATSQLHYAIDHGVNYIDTAWMYHRGQSEPFLGRALADGYREKVKLATKLPSWIVESREDMDNLLNAQLEKLQTDHMDYYLLQGLVGETWDKLEAFGVVDFLDKAKSDGRIINAGFSFHGPTDDFKRIVDAYPWIFCQIQYNFMDEKNQAGTEGLVYAASKDLGIIVMEPLRGGNLANRVPTEVKEIWNEASVKHTPAEWALRWVWNHPEVTVVLSGMNEESHIEENLRTANEAFPNSFTEEELQLVKKVEQKYRQLVKIGCTGCRYCMPCPSGVNIPECFEIDNNLHMFGDADEARFTYAMRMGGIITNTEPEGLASQCIECGQCIEKCPQNLEIPDLLKTVAEELEGADFEQRIAMLRQAFMKR
- a CDS encoding TetR/AcrR family transcriptional regulator — encoded protein: MTLAERKQREKAQRREDILNAAEKLFFSRGYDDVTMDEIANEVELNKATLYLYFKDKESLYFAVVNRGIKILRAMITEEQKSAQASDIKFGELSMASIKFIQEYPDYARACIYFRSGRFDLSDANSMSSDAKEIIEFTEEIYESIFLAIKFYIEDGTYRPDVNPAVAVVVSTFITDGIANISPFLRKFMETHGVTMQQLYLEIGDLVYHMLMNTGEKSEDMYSRMSKWRNDRFATDQDED
- a CDS encoding class I SAM-dependent methyltransferase, translated to MIDLQQTKMKINLSGMPLTSLVTLYSRAKISKEHASLFNDAKAVELVEQIDYCFSLLEKSGADFTLFANAARAMQLDKRVKAYIKEHPHVSVINLGAGFETEFYRVDNGIIRWYDLDLPELIEVRKQLLPETDRSTCIAKSFLDPSWCQDINTENGLFMIAGGLFRYFGETEVHQFFSLLADRFPGCEIVFEAESKSSIDVDGSCGAYGVGWNDDEPEKKDAMQAEYMKAFENAWKMFFPQVQKDMMIGALTTSTRPQSAKWDDFETWWDQLSAQEKGKAMSDFFFGFTCGCPLEDASEMTVWDNRITVVDQFPLFRGIPRDPSLSKSIRQFMDYTDEKGRIKIFHVRV